The Sander lucioperca isolate FBNREF2018 chromosome 4, SLUC_FBN_1.2, whole genome shotgun sequence DNA segment taaaatcaaaaataaaacttttattgtcttcttctgttatggcttttttaagacaaacgtgaaactataataaccttgcttGGATGTTGATGTACAGCTTATAAAAAAGGTTTACTgtatttgcagaaaaaaaatcatctttgtaCATCAAATTCTGACCCAAAATGAAAGACAGTATTTATCTGAAGGCCATGACAGGAACAGCAGACACTAGAATACAACAGGGAACAAGTTGTAGATGATGGCTCTGTTTGATTTAGCCTGGGTTAGACAAGTGGGATAAACTTTATTTGAGTTGGTTCAGCTTCTTGGACACGATTACAGGACAGGATGATGAAAGGCTCGGTTGGTAGGATGAATTTAAGGTTGTTCAAATCATTTCTGACTGGATATTTGGGTTGTATATTAGAGCATTGGGACAGCTGTTTGTgactgttatatatatatatgataaatatgatTCAATAGTTTGAGTTATGGAGGAGCAGATCAGAGtaaacttcttcctactccttttcagTTATGTGATATTTATTCACGTTTATGAGACGTTGTTAtatgttcattttaatgttattcTTGTTTTGTCAGAGGCTACATCCTGggctttaaccctcctgttgtcctcgggtcaaatgtgATCTATATCACAAatctgggtttctttcaaccaaatttcccaaaaataactgaatgaagttggctagaagcctagatgtaacacagaattgggtAATAATTTATACGTTATGCTTTACAAACAGGCAAaccagaggaggacagcatgTGAGTACGTAGGAAAGTGTCAAAGAAAGCCTCCAAAGAGTTAAAACCGTCCAAAAAAAGAGTCAAAAGTGAGACAAAAGCGTCAATAAAGTGTCAATAACTGTCAAAATATGGCCGACTGAAAGACAATATGAGGCTTAAACTGACAGCGGCCAAATGTAAAGTGATGAGCCAGTTTGGCTGGTgatgaattaaacaaacaacTTTGCATCTATTTGAATCAACAGGCTGCAGAAATGTTGTTAGATTGGTCTGGTCAAGaaatttgggcattttttttgtgtgtttttgtctatgAAAACTCCATCTTTATCTGACAACACTGCTTGTAGCACTAATCCTACATCACCACTTGTGTTGTGTCAGTGTGTAAAGTCTGATTTCTGGttgtgtggaggctccacgcagagctttctccgtagccgaCATCAGGGACCTGAAGGTTATACCTGTGGGTTAGTCTGTgggtctgtatatgtgtgtgtgtgtgtgtgtgtgtgtgtgtgtgttaatgtgtccTATTCATAGAAGATAATACATTATaagggtgcaagatatatcgactcaatatcgttatcacaatatatcgaaagtgtcgcaataaatatgcaatatttagtttattttgtggagggCTGCGTCCCGTCTGTTGGCtttgtggcttagttgtgtttgatttagagcttgaaacgctataatgatcatgtttcattggccagttaccgtgccacttgcacatgttagtgcacgtcagcgcacgggtccactatgtgacaaaccctatggagcgtaccacatgacgtgtgtgcatatttcgacagagtgacagtgtaagtgaagaaatagatagaggcAACAAaatggaacgaatcagagaagagaaaggactcatatataaatatatgaatatgtacatTCATTCCCTTGattgaaaataaatcaatacctGAATTTAGATCAGTGATTAGTTTACtctgacaggagagatgatcaGAGGGGCAGAGTTTTTACCAGTTTTATTCCAGGGATTGAAGAATGggaagagtttctcagtgaaggagcagccagtaaaggagtagattagagctgcagcatctacgtcataaaaggagaccagaccctcctcataatccacaaacacccccaccttctgaggaggagacttcagagagagaaggactgaAGGGTCAGCTAGAGCTTTGTACTCATTTCCATTTCTCAACCATATAGTCCAGTAACCATTCTGAGGGCTCAGTGTGATGCTTCCCTTCCTGTTGATTGACTCTCTGGCCACTCCTAAATCCCATTCAGTCTTTCCTTTAACTTGAACCTCAAAGTAAAATCTGCCTGAAGAGAAACTCTGTTTTCCTAAAACACTAACACTATTAGAAAATATATCTGGGTTGTCTGGGAGATTCTTCCTCACATCACCAAGATTCACACTTTTCCCatcatcagacaggatgagttCAGGATGTGCTGTATCAGGATCAAGAGTCACATCCACTGCATACTGCTGGACCCTCTTCAGCTCGGCTtcaagcagcttcttcatctctTTACTGAGTGTCTCCTCCAGCTGAACCACAGCTTTCACCACAGTCCCCTCATATGATGATGGACGGACGCTGACCTCTGTCCAGTCCTTGGTGGGTGGAGGTTGTTGGATGTTTAGGGACTGGACActctggagaagatggaggtggtcttcagagcgtaacacctgctccacctcagtgctcctcttcatcagctcagagatttcctgttccagctctttgatgaaagcttcggcctgtttttctgttgttttctgcttctctttgatcGTGTTGATGAGCTCATTCAGGCCTCTCTCAACAGACTCCTTCAGAGAAgtgaagacctgaacaccttctgctatctctctgtctgcatcttcctcactgaggtcgactgagtgtttgatctcctgaatcttcagtcgtctcttctggatcatctgctgAATTTCAGCCTCTGTCTTCCCCAGCTCTGCCTTCTTTCCTTCATATCCTTCTTTCAGAGGAACAACATCATGTGTCTTGTGATCTAAAACAGAGCAGAGCATGCAGACACATGTCTGGTCGGTCTTACAGAACAGCTCCAGAGGTTTATCGTGCTCCGTACACATCCTGTCTTCCAGGTTCTCCACAGGGTCGATCAGCTGATGTCTTTTTAGGCCTGACATTGTCagatgaggctccaggtgagtctcacagtaggagaccagacacaccaggcaggacttcagggccttcagtttggttccagtgcagacgtcacagggaacttctcctggtttggacacttgttgctctgagctgctgctgctggctttctGTTGAGCTGAACTGAGCAACCATCTCAGAGATGAAAGTGTTGACGTGCAGCTCAGGTCTTGTGTTGAAAACCTTTTTACACATCGGACAAAGGCACCTGTCACTAGTATTCCAGTGTTCAGTGATGCAGTTTTTGCAGAAGTTGTGACCACATGGTGTGCTGACAggatcagtgaacacatccagacagatggagcacagaaactgatcttCAGATGACAGAATGCTCACAGCAGCCATATCTACACATAgtgttaataaaaagaaaaacatattcaaaatctGTGAATAGACTGATCTTAGCCTACAGCCTATGGTTACTCTAGCAACAAGTAACGTTATCTGTCCAAAACTTTTAATCGCCTTGATACAGAGTTCACTCTTGCCAAACTGCTCTTATAACTTCATGACAGGTCCAAACtgttctactttacttgaggtcaaggaaaaatatttatggacaTATTACAGTTTAATTCGATGTTAACGATGTTAATTAATGATTATTGGGCCTGCCGTGGCATATTTATGACAGGGTAGCCTAATGCCAAGTtgtcaaaacacaaacatgtcaaACAATACTAACTTAGCATTAAAAGGGTCATCATTTACCAAATGacacttaaagctatagtgtatAGTTTCCAGCCATGATGAAtactaagtaatgacaacaattatAAGTGCTAATGTCGCGGATGACACCAtcctgagaaatacagagagagtttggtGGAGCTGAGAGTCTTAATtggctttgtagcaactcatttagcaattacttgaatgtaatggacgttcattaatataaaaaagttacgtaCTAAAGCCTTAATGAATTCATGTTCATGATAGGTGTCATGTCATAATTATGgcggtgtcatgtcagtctttaACACACCCCTTCAAATAGGTCATGTAACAACATCAAACTATTTTGATATAAACAGAATGTCCTCATCCCATatcctgtttaaataaatatcaatataaatgtaaaagtTGATATATCGCCCAGTCCTCGATTTTAAAGGAGAAATGGAAACTAAATTTTAAGCAGTATGCTAATAAATGACAACCACACATGAAGAGCTGAAGTCTGTCATATATTCTGTTAGCTTTTGTTCAACCAGGTTTTAGTTCTTGAAATAAAGGCTGTCTTGTTGCTAGCAGCATGACACCAAACACTACTATAATGTACAAGAATGATAACATCATCATGAAACTACAACTTTAACCCTAACACATCTGATTGGAATGAGTGGAGCACTGTCCCGTAAGTTTGCCCCCccatatctatatatttatttatttaaactcatgctggaggcatTAGGTTTAGATGAATCTTATAAAGACCTGAAAGATATCACGGGCGCCTAAAACAGACAGAATGTGTTATGTGTTGACTTCCTCCGTGACCATGGCAGTCTTATCATCCAGCTGTTACTGTTAGTGACACAGAGTTGAAGTACTTAGGTTAGGTTCTGAGGTTATATTAGtcactgacctgaatgagaccTGGGTACCACTAACTCAACTTACAGAGCATGAGCTTGAAATTCCACTACAGTAATGTTACAACAAATAGAGACTACACTgaaataaatgtacatttttttttatctataaaatagttttttatcTGTTTACAATCTTAAATGATGCATCGTTCATGGCGTCGTTTACAGCTGGAGAATGTGTTGCTGCCAAGTGCACAAGTTGTATCAGCAGGTCACAAATAACAATCTGTTCCCTTACAAGTATTGTGTTTCTCATGTCCACCCACTCTTTCTTcctgaaaatacaaattaaaaagggTGACTGACCTTCTGGTCTTCGTTCAAGACGCACATGAGATTTTGTTGCTGGTATTTCTTTAGATGGCGGATACTTTCCAGCAGCCATATCTACACATAgtttgaataaaaagaaaaacataaaaaatctgTGAACAGACTGATCTTAGGCTACAGCCTACGGTTACTTTAGCAACAAGTAATGTTATCTGTCCAAAACTCTTAATCACCTTGATACCAAGTTCACTCTGCCAAACTGGTCTTATAACTTCATGTCAGGTCCAAACtgagtgaaaatgaaaagaagGAACAGTCtagcaaaataaataaacaagacCACACAGCCATGAACACTAGAATAATaacaatatatttaaataaataacttaatGAAAAAGCATAAAGAGTAGTTTTAGCTGTTGATAACCATGGACAACcaacatttgtttgtgtgtgtgtctgtgggcgagtgtatgtgtctatgtgtgcgtgtgcgtgtgtgtgtgtgtgtgtgtgtgtgtgtgtgtgtgtgtgtgtgtgtgtgtgtgtgaggagccATGCCCCCCCCCGACCCAACCCAGGCCAGGCTAGGCGGCCACCAACCCCATGGTGACCCTGATGCCCCGGAGCTCCAGGGACAGGACACAAGGCCAATGAgaccccccccacacccccaaCTCCCACGCATGCCACTGTAAATGTATTGTGTTGGATGCATGTCATGATTTGTGGAGTGTTGTATGGTGGAGTGGAGATAAGGTGCGTGGTAACTAAAGTGCAGTTAAAAATTGGGGGGAGTCGCGACATGGGCACCCCATAACTGGCAGGTAGTGGAGGTCCTAACATGCCCCTACCACCCCCCAAGCCCTCTGTGTCTAATGTGTGATTAAAATTGAGGGGCGGCCAGTGTGGGAGGAAGGAGGGTGAGGACCCAATAAAGTAGCCCCGCCCACCAAACGCCTCACCGTCCGTCCGCCCCACAGAGTCCTAAGGTTGTATGTATTGAGACATAACCGAAGGGGGAAGGTGGACGAGGTCAGAAGGAGGCCAAATTGGTCCTCCCCACTGGGGCATTCAGCCCCGTCCCCGtgcctgtatatatatatatatatatatatatattagggctgtcaaacggttaatttttttaattgcgattaatcgctgaatttctatagttaatcgattaatcgcatattttaatcacatgattaacattttttttactatttagaactgtttttaagtacatattaacaatggaaagcaattcttaccagtatatcttgattgggaatcaaattaatgcaaagaaagttactttatgaactttactttaagatttgtatttgtcatACAACaaacttattatttatttactgtaaacaaaagaaaaatgtgtgaatatgtcattattgcacaattcctccacctacctaactaaaaaactaaaaatccctatccttaccagagtcagtataatgtttagtaactcctaaataattttgattactcactggtAACCACTGATTAacccagtgatcaccggttaataagacagcgtttgcacaccttgcagcagttccagttgggctgctttctgtgtatgcgtgaaaactactgtccccctcaatggcaatgagacgggtcagaacatgccaaccgtagtacatctttaagacccgagtcctctacgatgctgacaggtctgcagttagttgccacccgttatgcaagagctgtagtatttttgttggatttggtttcatccacaggtcggcaagtagcgctctccaaaatagtgcttttcctgagtgggtagcatcaacctgagtcacgttaattatctcgtaggtggtagctcaagcttgacgtgcttcggtgatattttaattcggctttactcAATgctgcatatggctttcgacttgtctacaagccgtccgggagttttggaagaTAAAAAGCGTCATTCAGATTGTGTTGCTGGTGcatttctccatcatgctgcagcctgcagcagcaggaagtatggcagcctgatgagaagtaacggtgcagcaaagggtcaaaatagtagcctgttaggcatgacgcgaagccgagtgaatagtaaaaataaattaataaatggcatcattcgattaatgcgattaaaaaaaattgacgcgTTATGCtcagcccttaatcgcatcgcgattaacgcgttaatgctgacagccctaatatatatatatatatatatacatacagtggtGTGCATAAGGTTACACACCcttgctaaagttgactaaaaagaggaatcaTCTTTCATCATctcaaaaaaatcatcttttgtaaattgatcttaatgctttaattaaaaaaaataggaaaaatccaatctttaagaacaccaattttctttttgAATGAATGATGTATcgtaactaaataaatgttcttccttaaaatacagggggcataagtcagtgcacccctatgttaaattcccatagaggcaggcagacttttatttttaaaggccagttatttcatggatccaggatactatgcatcctgataaagttcccttggtccccacatcatcacatacccttcaccataccccacatcatcacatacccttcaccatacccccacatcatcacatacccttcaccataccccacatcatcacatacccttcaccatacctagagattggcatggggtactttccataaaatcatctctcaatgcaaatcaaaccagctattaggttaactgacataaaaccatgctaatctctaggtatggtgaagggtaaaataaaaatctgcctgcctctatgggaatttaacataggggtgtacttacttctGCCCCCTGTATGTTAAGtatgaacatttatttatttatgacatacattattcattcacaaagaaaattggtgtccttaaagattggatttttcctcatttttttaattaaggcattacgatcaatttccaaaagatgatttttttattcctcgtTTTAGttaactttagcatgggtgtgtaaacttatgcacaccactatatatatatatatatatatatatgtatatagaatGTGGGCACAAGTGTTTCCCAGAATTCCTTGTAGAATTCAGGAAAACCATAAGGCCCAGGGGCTTTATTATTCGGCATATGCAAGAGGGCTTCATGGAGTTCAGCCATTGAAACAGGTAAATCCAGACTGCTGCAATTTTTAACGTAACAGCAAGGAAACAAACTGCAGGAAAATGCAAAGCACTCGAGCATCACGAGAATAGACAGCTGATCAAGTTTCAGAGAATAAAGTATTCAGGCTGATGGAGACGTTCTGACACTCCCTCATATCTCAGCAGTGAAGTCAGCGGAGATTAAAATCTAACTTGTTTCCTTGTGATGATTAAATCTGACTCAACTGAACATAAAAAGGCTCATTTTGGCCAAAATGTCACACTTCATAGAATAATTACTGAGTTACTTCAGATCTACAAACATAGAATAATTACTGAGTTACTTCAGATCTACAAACTGTTTACAATAGTGCTGAAAGAATGTATCACTGCTCTCATCTTAAAGTATATTATGTAGACCCCAAAATATCACAAATGATAGCTGAGTTTCTTCATCAAaggtgtgtaatgttacctgtcAGGCTGCTCCGCTGTTAAAGTCCCGTTCAGATGAGGTCAAAGAGACGTGGTACCTTCATCAGCAGACACTGAcagatgctgctgctgtctgtgttcaTCTGACTCATACTAACACCTTTATATCTAGAAGAGTCATATGACGTGTGAGCAGGACCCAGTCACACCTGTAGGGCTGCCAGTCAGCGCTCTGATTGGACAGTTTTCAGGTTAATTATGTAATGTGGGAGGAACAGTCTGAACTCGGAACAACATGTACACACCTGGAGTTTAATTCCAAGGAAACTGAAGTAGGAATGTTGTCTGTCCAGCGTTGCTCCACCTCTTACTGCAGCTCTGTTGTTAGGTTTTGTTTCCTCATATTTAGATATGATTTTAGTAACACACTCAGGTGTGGAGCGGGGGGGCTTCTAGGGCTCCAGCAGGGATGTGCAAAAGAATGACAGTGATGCTGGCAGGAGTTTAAGGAAGAAGTTTGGATCCAGAAAAAcaagctgaacacacacacacacacacacacacacacacacagacatacagacacacacacacacatacagacaggcagacagacatgcacacacacagacggacacacacacacatacacacaaacacagacacacacacacacacacacacacacgcacacacacaaagagacacacacacagtaacctGATCTCACTGAATTCCacgaaatgaacacggccccttaattcaaaatctgtggcagtttcacagaATCGCAAAATaatccgtgatgggcccacgaaagaattccatgaaatgaacacggccccttaaatTAAACacagacatattggcaattgaagaatttattcatttcccaaacaggagcctcagtagcgtgtggaagaaccatacacagccacaacagcctggcacctcctcctcatgctggtcaccagcctggtcacacactgctgtgggatggcatcccattcttcaaccagcatttgtcgcaagtcagccaacgtggtcgtgttggtcactctggcacgaacagcacgcccaagctgatccaacaagtgttcaatggggttgaggtcaggactgctggtagACCAtcccatcctctccactcccacattctggaggtagtctctgataaaccccgccctgtgtgagcgttgtcatcttggaggatagagttcggtcccagactgtggacaTATGGGATTCCACTGGTtacagaatctcatctctatatctctctgcattgagattgcctccaatgatgacaagcctcaaaacaagtgtcaacagcaacagcaaaataacctgtttggcaatggcagagaagatttggcaaatttttcatgggcgcaacgcACATACTCACGCTACTGCTCATCCCACGTTCCTTATGTTGTTCCTCATGCATGTTCCTttcaaatggggcaccatttgaaagggaactaaacaggctttccaagatttattgccaaaaagcattgttaccacagagaaataatctaccaaacacaaatttccttactttttgtgctaagtttagctgtatccatatgatgtgacagacttatgttaatatttcaccaggttgtTGTTAAATAGCAATACGGAAAGTATCCGTTCTCACATTATCACATGTAATACACCATGGTTGGTGTATTAACTTTCAAAACAGATGTTTCCCTCAAACTTTgaacactgaaaaatgtaatgcatgatgaggttgggctttacagccagttagtaacacagacaaacatgtattctttggtgcagataccaaaatgttgaaaaatacacttatgaaattgaaacagagttcttaatttgtgtttcttcacattgcattgcagtagttcccatgaagttatcctacaactgatgttgatactgtactgtatggatggtagctacaggacatgatttgaattcataagatttaacaatacagtgttagggacagatcagatggccagagacttgagacttgacttggacttccaaaaaatgacttgtgaacatctctgatgTCTAGTGGCATAGTCATATTTATTTAAACTAAACattaaattattataaaaaaaaatagatggtTTCTTTGTTACAAGAATGTtcctaaaaatacaaataatgaatAAAGTAATCTGTTTTTCACAGATAACCAACCTAAACATTTGTGAATTGTAACATTTGTTATATAGCAACACCTGAGAGTTATACGTGCTGCTGTGTTTTGTACAATTTGCATTTTAGTTATTTGTTCTTGAGTTGTATTAGGCCATACTGCTGAACAATAGTCAATATTAGACAATATTAAATATTGAATCACCACTTTGgttgagctttgtgacaaacATGGTGCCGATATATTTTCTGAGGCGAGACTTCAGAGAGAGGGTCCAGAAtgttggccccacaaagctgtcaggaccccacaagtatactggactcccagtttttggaccccatgaatatagttaaacaagcccacacacactcacacacacacacacacccatagacacacacacacacacacacacacacacacacacagtcatctcTCAAACAGATTGTAGCTTTTAGTTtcttaaactgcatgtaaacgcactgagTGTGAAGGAAGACATGTTATAGAAGATAAATAGCTCAAATCTATAAATTCTACAAGAATTCCACCTGCAGTGAGTAGCCTAAAACAGCAATTCAGTCCAAACCTTTTTGTGTTCTTTATTCCGGCACATTTCACTTTTCTGCATTCGTTGTAAACTTCGGATGTTGCCAAAAACGGCAGAAAATAATAGGAATGttacagcagtgtgtgtgaggTCAGGCCGTGTCTCAGTCCTGGTTTGAGCTGGACTGAAGCAGTCCTGTGCTGTATGGTACACACAGTGTGTTTGTATGCGTTGGTGTTGTAGGACAattcaataaataaagtaaatgatTAATACACAAACCCAACAGGGTCGTTATGAAatcctatacacacacacacacacacacacacacacacccacatacacacacacacacacacacacacacacagatacacacacacacacacatacacacacacacacacacacacacacacactgcaaaaacCTGAAATCCCCTTTGAACCTGCAGAGAGGCACGCTGCCAGGAAAATGTCGCTTGCCCAACTCTGGACAAAAAAGGTGAATTTGGGAGCAACGTACTGTTTGTTTGGGAAAACCCAGAAGCTTGCAACTCTGCCACGAGCAGCTCCTATAAAGGCCGTGCGAGGCTCAGTCATCGTcacttttgtgttttattcTGAAGCTTTTCCACGGCAGCGTCATGAATCGGTGGCTCAGCGCTCATTTCCTGGTAGCGGGGCTGTTCCTGAGCTGCTCGGCTCTCACAAGCGAAGAATGCCAACCCTTGGTCACCCCTCTGTCTCTGGTCGACCCCTCCATGGTAAGCCCTCGTCTAGtctctccacagcgctgcagagtgATGCTGCATTCCAGACActatttttagcccgtaagttacgacttcgagtcacgactcacgacttggtagcgttccaggcgcTAGCTGGtgctagcgatttctagtcggtgACATATTTTGGTAAGCAGCCGTACAGAGGTTTTGCCTAAATAAAATAGCATGTGCTTTCACTAACTGACTTTGTGGTTGTGTGCAGATGTACGGAAGGTCGAACTTCCTGGTGGGTTACGTTGATCATGACTTCTATAAAGGCATCCTGAAGACGACTGATAGCTCCTGGTTAAATTTTACCGCGTCAACAAGCGCCAATGAAGTTGTTATGTCTCAGGAAAACAAGATGTGAGTAAACAAAGTGCAACATCCACTCTACAAATACACAACTGTGACGGCCCTCCTGCTAGAGCAGGGccttctgtgtttctctgtctcttggTGTTTTTCTCTGTGCCTTTCAGGTCCGTGGGCGGGGCCAGACACTGAAAACACAACGGTCGGGTTCGCGTATAGCCGCTTAGCacagctgtttttattttacacacacacatacacagccacatataggctacaattaccacagttttcccctgtctctttctatcggaGAGAGAGAGTTCTAAACATTTAGTCTTCTAAACaggatcgctttgtgaccgGTGCTTAGAAATACGCGTCTGATACGAATGGCCAGGCGGGCGATCAGGCACGCATCTATGCTTCACAGATGAGCCTgatgaacgcctctcaaaatctgacaaaaatcttgaaatgaagacagattcagcaactgcacggcctatttctctcttcaaatgttttcataaacacgtttcggtgaactattttcgtaaaatacgagatcgtagaTTCCGtgcgagccgccattatggtcggggagaagccagacccacgtgacgcgtttgtccaatcaacTGCCGGTTTTCactttttgggcgacaatacagattagcgccggctgctgttatggagatgtattacgtctcgcgcacgtgtagaacgtacgctcaagttg contains these protein-coding regions:
- the LOC116050940 gene encoding E3 ubiquitin-protein ligase TRIM39-like → MAAANYLPSEDQFLCSICLDVFTDPVTIPCGHNFCKNCITDHWNTNDQYLCPMCKKVFNTRPELHVNTFISEMVAQFRQSAQQKASSSSSEQQVSKPGEVPCDVCTGTKLKALKSCLVCLVSYCETHLEPHLTMSGLKRHQLIDPVENLEDRMCTEHDKPLELFCKTDQTCVCMLCSVLDHKTHDVVPLKEGYEGKKAELGKTEAEIQQMIQKRRLKIQEIKHSVDLSEEDADREIAEGVQVFTSLKESVERGLNELINTIKEKQKTTEKQAEAFIKELEQEISELMKRSTEVEQVLRSEDHLHLLQSVQSLNIQQPPPTKDWTEVSVRPSSYEGTVVKAVVQLEETLSKEMKKLLEAELKRVQQYAVDVTLDPDTAHPELILSDDGKSVNLGDVRKNLPDNPDIFSNSVSVLGKQSFSSGRFYFEVQVKGKTEWDLGVARESINRKGSITLSPQNGYWTIWLRNGNEYKALADPSVLLSLKSPPQKVGVFVDYEEGLVSFYDVDAAALIYSFTGCSFTEKLFPFFNPWNKTGKNSAPLIISPVRVN